A part of Candidatus Electrothrix aestuarii genomic DNA contains:
- a CDS encoding ferritin-like domain-containing protein: MNASGTAKIWTKELVQAHAQAAVAVEFYTLPFYITALCSIKEEQCEAVQIIHSVIMEEMLHLQLAANLCLALDTVPNFKPPQYGSDIPYICPYNPETGECCFLNATLGPMNDTTLDTMLDIETPEQAQLRKDVNHTQPKYPYHSIGEMYDALVVGINRVGTKQFSWDTKYQQSQWDKQNFCQTIDSYQKAQDAIQAIVNQGEGHLFNEDLAPPPWTEKNFPVPPYYRFASNPEGPNPYNGYSHFGRFIRIKNKDLPESYTGRDEPDHPVNKPLQKNFFQLILMLETLWRDGGTNVGGSDVLRTVITGVMQEIFTNTRACWQAGVTPHWFGLPFVELRQGIGIV, encoded by the coding sequence ATGAACGCATCAGGAACTGCAAAAATATGGACAAAAGAACTTGTCCAGGCCCATGCTCAGGCCGCAGTCGCTGTGGAATTCTACACATTGCCCTTTTATATCACAGCATTGTGCTCCATCAAAGAAGAGCAGTGTGAGGCCGTGCAAATTATTCACAGCGTTATTATGGAGGAGATGCTGCATCTTCAGCTGGCAGCCAATCTTTGCCTTGCGCTGGATACAGTCCCGAATTTCAAGCCTCCCCAATATGGCTCTGACATCCCGTACATCTGCCCCTATAATCCAGAAACCGGAGAATGCTGTTTTCTGAATGCCACTTTAGGGCCGATGAATGATACGACCCTCGATACTATGCTGGATATCGAGACCCCGGAACAGGCCCAGCTCCGTAAAGATGTAAACCACACCCAACCAAAGTATCCTTACCATTCTATCGGAGAAATGTACGATGCCCTGGTGGTTGGTATCAACCGGGTCGGTACTAAACAGTTCAGCTGGGATACAAAATACCAGCAAAGCCAATGGGATAAGCAAAATTTCTGCCAAACCATTGACAGCTACCAAAAGGCACAGGATGCCATCCAGGCTATCGTCAACCAGGGAGAAGGCCATCTCTTTAATGAAGATCTCGCCCCTCCCCCCTGGACAGAAAAAAATTTTCCTGTTCCTCCCTACTACCGTTTTGCAAGCAATCCTGAAGGACCAAATCCGTATAATGGCTATTCCCATTTCGGACGTTTTATACGAATAAAGAACAAAGACCTTCCAGAGAGCTATACAGGGAGAGACGAACCGGATCATCCGGTCAATAAGCCTCTGCAGAAAAATTTTTTCCAGCTGATTCTCATGCTTGAGACTCTCTGGAGAGATGGAGGAACAAATGTTGGTGGCAGTGACGTCCTGCGAACCGTCATCACAGGCGTTATGCAGGAAATTTTCACGAACACCCGGGCATGCTGGCAAGCCGGAGTTACTCCCCATTGGTTCGGCCTTCCCTTTGTTGAGTTGCGCCAGGGAATCGGAATCGTA